The genomic window ATAGCTATAAAAACCGCTATGGTTTGGTTGAATTAGACTTGGAAACACAAGAACGCCGTCTGAAGAAATCAGGGCACTGGTTCAAGGAACTCAGCGACCATAATGGATTTTAAGAATAAAAAGAGTGAGATGGCGTTCATCTCACTTTTTATTACAATATCATCACCAAGGTCCCAATCGTAATCAGGATACAGCCAATAATTGTTTTAAACGTCAGGACATCCTGTAGGAAGAAAAAGGCTAGAACGAGGGTAATGACGAGACTGAATTTATCGACAGCAGATACCTCAGTCGCATTGCCCATCTGTAGTGCCTTGTAGTAGCAGAGCCAGGAGGCGCCAGTGGCTAAGCCTGATAAGATGAGAAAGAGCCAACTTTTTCTACTGATGTTGACAATTTCGGTCTGACTATTGGTAAAGAAAACCATGGCCCAGGC from Streptococcus oralis includes these protein-coding regions:
- a CDS encoding EamA family transporter: MWFFFALLSAIFAALTSILAKIGIEGVPSNLATAIRTVVVILMAWAMVFFTNSQTEIVNISRKSWLFLILSGLATGASWLCYYKALQMGNATEVSAVDKFSLVITLVLAFFFLQDVLTFKTIIGCILITIGTLVMIL